A window of the Streptomyces sp. Ag109_O5-10 genome harbors these coding sequences:
- a CDS encoding TerD family protein, which produces MTPGSNIPLPVSRVAVDVAAPVRLDVSGLLLTGDGKVRSDDDFIFYNQPNGPGVTYRSGGGTAPDAITVDTAAVPPGIEKIVVTASPDAAGQTFQGIEPTATIRNADDGSVLATFTPPQLGAETALVVVEIYLRGGAWKARAVGQGYADGLAGIATDFGVTVEEPAPAPAPAAQPVAPATPPAPPAPPAPGAGKINLDKGRVSLQKNQTVSLVKGGRPLLSQVKMGLGWEPAFRGKDIDLDASVIAYGPRRDHVDSCYFGKLSILGGAIKHSGDNLTGEGGGDDEVIVVDLGRIPPEVTGLVFTVNSFSGQKFTEVAKAYCRLLDAATGEELVRFDLTNAEAQTGVMMAKLIRQFSGEWDMTAMGSFVKARTVRNMVKPGAEAL; this is translated from the coding sequence ATGACCCCTGGCTCGAACATCCCTCTTCCGGTCTCCCGGGTGGCGGTGGACGTCGCCGCCCCCGTGCGGCTCGACGTGTCGGGCCTGCTGCTCACGGGCGACGGCAAGGTGCGCTCCGACGACGACTTCATCTTCTACAACCAGCCGAACGGCCCGGGTGTGACGTACCGCTCCGGCGGGGGCACGGCCCCGGACGCGATCACCGTCGACACGGCGGCCGTGCCGCCCGGCATCGAGAAGATCGTCGTCACCGCGAGCCCCGACGCCGCGGGCCAGACCTTCCAGGGCATCGAGCCGACGGCGACGATCCGCAACGCGGACGACGGCTCGGTGCTGGCCACCTTCACCCCGCCGCAGCTGGGCGCGGAGACGGCTCTGGTGGTCGTGGAGATCTACCTGCGGGGCGGCGCGTGGAAGGCCCGCGCGGTCGGCCAGGGGTACGCCGACGGACTGGCCGGCATCGCCACCGACTTCGGCGTGACGGTGGAGGAACCGGCCCCGGCGCCGGCCCCCGCGGCCCAGCCCGTCGCGCCCGCCACTCCCCCGGCCCCGCCCGCTCCGCCCGCCCCCGGCGCCGGGAAGATCAACCTCGACAAGGGCCGGGTCAGCCTCCAGAAGAACCAGACCGTGTCCCTGGTCAAGGGCGGCCGCCCGCTGCTCTCCCAGGTCAAGATGGGCCTGGGCTGGGAGCCCGCGTTCCGGGGCAAGGACATCGACCTGGACGCGTCGGTCATCGCGTACGGCCCGCGGCGCGACCACGTCGACAGCTGCTACTTCGGCAAGCTGTCCATCCTGGGCGGCGCCATCAAGCACTCGGGCGACAACCTCACCGGTGAGGGAGGCGGCGACGACGAGGTGATCGTCGTGGACCTGGGCCGGATCCCCCCGGAGGTCACCGGCCTCGTCTTCACCGTCAACTCGTTCTCCGGCCAGAAGTTCACGGAGGTCGCCAAGGCGTACTGCCGTCTGCTGGACGCCGCGACCGGCGAGGAGCTGGTCCGCTTCGACCTCACCAACGCCGAGGCGCAGACGGGCGTGATGATGGCGAAGCTGATCCGCCAGTTCTCCGGCGAGTGGGACATGACGGCGATGGGCTCGTTCGTGAAGGCCCGGACGGTACGGAACATGGTGAAGCCGGGGGCGGAGGCACTCTGA